The Oscillospiraceae bacterium genomic interval GCTGACCGGAATTTACGATAAGCTCGTTCAATCGGGTTTCATCGGCGAACAGACAAAAGATATCCCTTATCATTTCACTTTTGGAAGCTTTGATTTGGGGCTTGAAACGCAGGTTTTGGAACGCACGCAAGTCGTTTGTCAACTGACAAAACCCTTTGACATTGCTCTCAACTATAACGGCTTGTTTGGATTAAAAGTTTTGTTTCTGGCTCCCTCAATAAATATGGAATTGTTGAAACTTTACAGCGACTTAGTACCAAGCGGGACAGTAAACGGCAGTCATAATTGGGTAGCACATGCCACGATTCTCATGGATAATCCGGATCATATTCAAGCAGCAATTCCG includes:
- a CDS encoding 2'-5' RNA ligase, translating into MIITQNKKLTGIYDKLVQSGFIGEQTKDIPYHFTFGSFDLGLETQVLERTQVVCQLTKPFDIALNYNGLFGLKVLFLAPSINMELLKLYSDLVPSGTVNGSHNWVAHATILMDNPDHIQAAIPIVSQAFSPFVAKIESIGVYEFFPKKFIAEYNITRNTKISRNGR